The window GTTATCGTTACTAAAGAGGATACGAACTTCCTGTACCGACCCAAAACCACCGCCATGGATACCGAAAAAGCCGGCAATGTAAATGCAATAAATTACCGAAAGCAATAATGGGACAGCAGCGTGGTTAACCAACCACTGCGTAACTTTCCATTTATGCAATGCAATTAACAAAAGCCACTGCAATGCTGCGATGGCGCTAACGACGGAAAAAACCTGCGAGGCATTCATATTATTTTGATTTTGTGGTGTTGTTTTTATTTAAAAGCCTGCTAATTAACTCCAGCCTGGTAACGTTGACCTGGCTAAAAATCAAGCGTTTTGAGCCTTCTGCTTAAAGCTTTACAATGCACAGCACAAAACTGGGACTAATAGCTTAGCCGTGAAATGATATGAGGTTAAAAAGCGAAGTTGATTTATTAACCTAAGTTAACTTTTGGCGTTTGACAGCCTGGCCCTAATGCGGCTAAGGCTTTGCGGCTGAATGCCCAGGTATGAGGCAATTAAATGCTGGGGGAGCCTTTCAAATATATGGGGCTGTTTGGTAAGCAGTTCAAGGTACCGGTCTTCGGCCGATTGCATTTTTAAATTCCGGTTGTTCCTGGCGGTGTCAATAAACAGTCTTTCGGCTATTATACGGCCAAAGCGTTCAAAGCGCTGGCTATGGTTATACAAGGCCTGCATGTCGGCGTAGCTCAGGGTAAATAGCTCGCAATCTTCCAGCGCTTCAATAAAATCAGGCGATGGGGTTTGTAATAAAAAACTTTCGTAATCGCCAATCCATTCGCCCTCAAATGCAAAACCTAAAGTATTGTCGCCCTTCTCGCTGCGCGAAAAATATCTTAACCCGCCCCTAAATACAATGACCATGCTTTTGCAAACCTGGCCTTCTTTTAAGTAAAAAGCATACTTTTTTAAGCTGAGCGGCTTAAGCCTTTGCATAAATAAAAAAAGCTCCTCGTCGGTAAAATCAACCAGTGCGCGTAATGATTGGGTAATAACTTCGTACATGGTAAAAACCTGCTGGCCGGTGGCTATTTTAGTAAAAACTGCTATACCAAAGATACACGAATAATTGAAATTGCCGTTTAACCCGCCCTGCGGGGCTGCTACTTTTTGTACACGGTTTTTAGAAACGTACCACTAAACAAAACCGCTGTCATTTCCTTTTATAAAAAGCTGTGTACACACAGTAGCCGCGGCAGAGCAACCTGGTATGGCAGGAGCAGCCCGGCATAATTGGCGATAAAAATTAAAAGCCGGTTACCCTCCCCGCCAGCTTTAAACCCAGGAACATCGGATAAATTCGATGTATTCAATTTAATAAATTAAAAAATGAAATAATATGTTAAATGAGTACCATAGTTCGGGTTTAATAGTATTTATAATACGTATTATTTAAATATGCATTTAATCAACTAAGCATAGCCATAATATACTAAAGCAAAACCCCTATTTTCATACTATATAATTAATGCTTAAATATCCTGGCAGGCTTCAAGATGTGGAAAAAAACCACTGTAAAGGCACTATTTTTCGACTTTAAAAATTTTTAATTAAAAAAAAACCTTATAGCTTAGCTTTAATTAAAAACAATAGACCTCATAATTTAAAAGGAGTAATTAAATGAAAAAATTTACTGAAGTAAAGGAGCTTGTAGCTTCTTTAGAGGCTGACGCCGACAAATTCTACAACAAAGGAAACAGCGCTGCCGGAACCCGTGTTCGCAAAGGTATGCAAGATCTTAAAAACCTGGCACAAGCTATCCGCCTTGAGGTTCAGGAGGCGAAAAACAAAGAAAGCTAAGGAAGATTTTTTGATCAATCTTATTCCCCTGATAAAAACCCGGTTACAATCAATAACCGGGTTTTTTATTAAAAAAGAAAAGTAAACCCGCCGCCTTTTGATGGCTTGTTCATCTCCTCAAATTTTTCAATTTCTTTGTCAAGCAGCGATGCATACTCCCTGTTCATAAAATCGCGAAAGACCTGAATATTCTCTTGCGCACGGGTATCAACCAGGGCCTGAATATAAGCCGCCTTGTTTTCGCTTTTTACATTAGCCAAAGGTAAATTGTAATAAGCCTGTATGTAATTCATTAATAAACGCGAGGTACGCCCGTTGCCGTCATAATAAGGATGGATGCTTACCAGGTTAAAATGGGCATCAAAAGAAAGGTTCAATTGCTCTTCAACAGATAAGGGCTTACCCATCTCATCATTTAGTTTCGCCACCAAATCGCCGGTTAACCTTTCCACCTTATCAAAATTCGGGAAATAAGAAACCCCGGCGGTTACGTTGCCTTTACGAAAAGCACCTGTCGCCGAATCGACCGTACCTAACATGGTGTTATAAACTTTTCCGGTGCTTTTCATCACCAGCGCATTTATTTGCTGCAAAAGGGTTACCGAAAGTTTATTTTTTGCTCTGGCGTTTCGTATTGTAAACAAAAGGGCGGCATGATGGTCGGTTACCATAAGGCTTTCCTGTAAGGGTTTACCATTAGGTGTACGGCCTTCGTTAATGAGCACCTGTGTCTCTATCTCGGTAAGGGTTGATCCTTCAATCCGGGTAGAATGATGGTCAATAGCTATCAGGTTAAACTTATCATGGTCTATCACTTCGGCTATGCCAAGGCCGTTATATTTTGCTATGAGTTTAACACAATCCATTTTATGGGTACGAAAATAGGCATAAATTGTTGTTTACAATACCCCAACAAAAAAGCCACATCAAAACTGACGTGGCTTTTTTGCTAAATTAGTTTAGCTATTTTAAGCTAAACTCTTCGTTTCTTTAATTATGGCTTCTGCTGTTGCACTACCAACCTGCACAAGCGGTAATCTTACCGTATCGCCACAAATGCCTAATTCCTTCAGCGCAGTTTTTACACCGGCGGGGCTGCCATCGGTAAACATCAGGCGGGTAAATTCAATCAGGCTGTACTGGGCTTTGTGGGCGCCTTTATAATCGTTATTAAGCAGCAGGCGCACCATATCTGACAGCTGGCGGGGCAAGGCATTACCAATTACCGATATTACGCCCACAGCGCCTAAAGCCATCATTGGCAAAGTAACCGGATCATCGCCCGATATAAATAAGAACCCTTCGGGCTTATCTCTCATCAGCTGGTTAAACAAATCAAAATTACCGGATGCTTCCTTAATGCCGATTATATTTTTAAAATCGTTTGCCAGGCGCACAGTTGTTGCGGCACTAACGGTGCTGCCCGTACGGCTGGGTACGTTATACAAAATAACGGGTAGTTGCGTGTTTTGCGCTATCGCCTTATAATGCTGGTAAATACCCTCTTGCGTTGGTTTATTATAATGCGGGCTCGATGATAAAATAGCATCATAACCGGCAGTATTAAATGATTTTATTTGTTCAACAACTTCGTGCGTATTGTTGCCGCCAATACCGGCAACTAAACCCACGCGCTTATTTACTGCTTCGGCGGTAAAGGCCCAAACCTGCTTTCGCTCAGCCTCACTCAATGTGGCGCTTTCGCCGGTTGTACCTAATGATACCAGGTATTCTACCCCGCCATCAATCAAATGTTCAATCAGGTTGCTCAACCCGTCGTAGTCAACTTGACCATCCGCCTGAAAAGGGGTCACCATGGCTACCCCTGTTCCGTAAAATATATTCATGAGTTAAATTAAAGGATGCTAATATAGGGAGTTAGTTTTGAGTAGTGGGTAATCAGTGGTGAGTTTTTTATTATTCCGTAAATCCGACCTCAATACTCACTACTCAAAACCGAAAACTAAAGAGATATCCCCACCCTCAACGCATTCTTGATGTTACTGCCTGTATTGTAGCTGCGGCCATACATAACGCGTACCAAGCCGCGCTGTATGCCAAAACCCAGTTCGGTATAGTTTTTAAGCGTTGGGGTTGACAGGTAGTTCACATTAATGATCTCCTGCAGCTTCAGGTTTCTTAAAACAGGGATCTTATTGGTTATAAACCCCGAAAAGTTATGTTCCAGGTGACCTTCCAGGTACTTATCGGCTGTGCTGAAATTGTAGTAATCCAGCAATAAAAAGCGGTTGAACGATGGTTTGTACACATGGGTTTGGTCACCGTCAAAGTGTTTGTAATCGGGGAAGTAAATGTTGTCTGCGTTGATAAATTTACCGGCACCAATAAAAAACGAGGTTTGGCCGTAAAATCCAAGGTCGATATCCGATTTAGAGATATCGGCGCTTAGCTGGTCGTAATCCACGTCGCTGCCCAGCACACCGCTTATGCCTTTGGTATAGTTAATACCGATGGTTGGATACTTTGAGGGCAGGTACCTGCGGCCAAATGGATAGGTTTCGTACCTATTGCTAAAATCGTAGCTGGTGCGGGCGCTTATTTTAAAAGATTGGTTTTCTGGAAACAACGGCACATCCTGTGCTGGCAACAGCGGGTTGTTTGAAGTAAACTGCCTGTTATTTTTTTTAAAAAAGCTGTAATCGGTTGTGTTGGGCAACCATTTACGATTGGCCCATTCTACATAAGCACTGGCCTGCCAGCCGCCGCTGATTCGACCGGCAAATGATGCCGATGCAAATTGTTTTTGGTAAAGTTTCTGAAAATTCTCCCGCCTGAACAACGTATAAACCGAATTTACAAATGCCGATACCGGCTGTAGGTTGTTAAGGTCGGTAACGTCCGATCCGGCGTTAAAACTCAACGTCATCTGTTTTACAGGGAGCGAAACACCGGCAACGCCGCCAAATAAGTGATTGCCAAAACCGTAGCGTACCCGGGCGTTTATGGCTATAAAGCGGTTATCAACCGTATCAATCATTTTAGTAAACCCAACACCATAGTTGAGGGCCAAACCCTCTACAGTATTGTATAATACCGAGTTAAGCACACTGCTGTAATGAAAGTATTCTTTTTTGTAACGGTTACGGGTATCAATACCGGTGAGCAACAGGTTGCTTAGTTTAAAGGTGTTATTGGCCTTATCCAACGAATCGAGATATGGCTTTGATTCTCGTTTAATGGCCAGCTTTCCTTTTACTTCGTAATCCTTTTTTTCTTCGTCGGTAAGCGGGATAGGCCGCTCTTGCGCCCAGTAAACCGAGTCTTTATCGTGTCCTTTGGTAATGTTGATGCGTTCGGCAAAATCCTTTTTATTAAGCACGGGGGCCAGGTTGTAATTTTTATATACACTTATAAAATACCCACCCAGCTTAAAACCAAACACGCCGCCTGTAAACTCAAACTTAATGGTGGCCGGCATCCATACCCTGGCGTCAACCGGGTAAAACTGCTGACTTATTTTCAGCGTATCTACATAGTTAATATTTGCTTTTTTGGTGATAAAAAGCTGCAGAGAGGCAATACGCCAGCTATCGTCCAAAATATAAATATAGCCTTCAAAACAGGGGTCGTAACCGCGTTTGGGTGTTACCTGTATTTTATTGATGGTTTCACCGTTTTCGATGGTTGCCCCAATAAGTTTATAGTTATAATAAAACAGGGCATTTTCGGCAATGGGCGATACTAACGGGCGGTTGCTCAGGCGTTTCCAGCTTTCAAAATTCTGGTAAAAGTTTACCAGCATATCTGATGCCCGGTTAAAGCTGAACGCCCGGTTATAGCCCGATACCTTTGAGGATACCTGTACCTCGTGCACCAGGTCGGGCTGCATAAAGCTGTATTTCGATTCAGATTCCGAAAGGTAGACAATACCGGTACGGCTGGAATCAAGCCCGGCCTCGCTGGTGGCTTTTTGCACATCAAAACCCATAAACTTTTTAGGAGCGGCCAGTAATTTTTGCAAGCCCTTAATATAAATATCGCAGGTATACGCTTTCACCTCGTTTAAATAGGTTTTACGCTTTTTGATGGCCTTACGAATAATGGCGTAGGCCGGGTCTTCGCCGCCTGCGTGTATGGTAATATCTTTAAGCTGGTATGTTTCTGTTTTCAGGCTGATGTTGATAACCTGGTTTTGGGCAAGGGTTATTTGTTTTATTTGCTGGCCATAACCCACCGCTTTAAACTGCAGCTCATACTTACCGGGTGCTAACTGTAGTGCATACACACCCTCGCTATTAGCGGAAACTCCTTTAGTAGTATTTTTTACATATACAGAAGCAAACGAAATGGGATGGTTACCCTCATCGGTAATTTTACCACTAATAGCAAACTGTTGTGAAAAGGCATCGATACTGAAACTAAACAGCAGGAGTAATAGTGTGGTAAACTTCATTCAGGCAGTATTTACACTAAGATGTAGCTTATTTGCTAAATGTTACAACACTTAATTGTTAAATTATGCAAAATATGAATGACGTAGCATTAGCCAGCTTAGTTATGATGCTTCTTTTGAAGGTTTTGTATCCGTCGCTCCTAACGAGGTATGTACTTTGTTTTTAAGGTTCCAGTCATTAATATCAACAAAGCCAGGTTTGGTTTGATAGTGACTGTCGTGTTTAGGACATCTAACTATAAACAGCCCTTTCTGTTGCTCAACCACCGGCCTTTCACCGCAATCTTTACAAGGTTCAACAAAAATATTGCCTTGAATTTGTGTAAACCCTTTCATACCTTAATGTTTATAAGCCTGTAACCACACAACCGCAGCCGGGTAATTAATTAAACTTACGTAAATATTACTGTACGGTTTTGTACTTATGCAAAAAAAGCATTTTACGTCATTTTTATATCTTTACAGGAATACCAGTTACTTTTTATTTTAAAATATTAAAAATTAAGAAATCAAATCTAACAACTCCTGGTCGCTGATGATTGGAATATTAAGTTTTTGCGCTTTTTCGAGTTTGGCTGGACCCATGTTATCACCGGCAACAAGATAATTTAGCTTTGCCGAAATACTGCTTAAAATTTTGCCGCCATTTTGTTCAATGATATCTTTTAGTTCATCGCGCGAAAACTTTTCAAACACCCCCGAAATGATAAAGCTTTGGCCTGCCAGTTTTTCGCTGGCCAGGGTTACCTCTTTTTCAACAGCTACAAATTGTAGTCCGGCGGCTTTTAATTTCTCTATCTCCTGCTTATGTTTTTCATTGCTAAAGTATTCGGCAATGCTTTGGGCAATCCGGCCGCCAATTTCATCGGCGGCGGTAAGTTCCTCTTCGGTTGCAGCCATCAGTTTATCAATGGTTTTAAAATGGAAAGCCAGTTTCCTGGCTACGGTTTCGCCAACGTACCTTATCCCTAATCCAAACAGTACTTTTTCAAATGGCATCTGTTTTGATTTTTCGATACCATCCAGCATGTTGCTGATTGATTTTTCGCCAAACCGGCCCATCTGCTTTAATTCTGCAGCATGGGCATGCAAATCATAAATATCGCTAATGTGGTTGATAAACCCACGCGAGTGTAGTGTTTCGATGGTTTCGTCGCCAAGCCCATCAATATTCATGGCCTTGCGGCCTATAAAATGCTGCATTTTACCTACAATTTGCGGCGGGCAGCCTTCGTCATTAGGGCAATACCACGCGGCTTCGCCTTCGGTGCGCAGTAAGGGCGTTTCACATGCCGGGCAATGGGTTATATATGCTATAGGTTTGGCATCGGGCTTTCGCTTATCCAAATTAACGCTAATGATCTTGGGGATAATCTCCCCTCCTTTTTCAACAAATACGGTATCGTGCTCGTGCAATTTAAGGCGCTCGGTAATTTCATCAGCATTGTGCAGGGTGGCGCGCTTTACTGTTGTGCCGGCCAGCAATACGGGTTTTAAATTGGCAACAGGGGTAACGGCACCAGTGCGGCCTACCTGGTAAGTTACCTGCAATAATTCGGTTTCTACCCGCTCGGCTTTAAATTTATAGGATATGGCCCAGCGCGGCGATTTGGATGTAAAGCCCAATTCCTGCTGTTGCGAGTAATTGTTTACTTTAATAACAATACCATCAATATCATAACTCAGGTTAAACCGCTCTTTATCCCAGTGACTTATAAATTCTAATACGCCGTTAATGTCGTTGCAAAGCCTGCTATGGTTATCAACATGAAAGCCCCAGCTTTTTACAGCTTCCAGGCTTTCCCAATGAGTTTTAAACAATGTTTTTTCGGTATATAAACCGTACAGGAAACAATCCAGCGGCCGCCTGGCAACCTCGGCCGAATCCTGTAGTTTCATAGTACCCGATGCAAAATTGCGGGGGTTGGCGTATGTCATTTCGCCATTATCTGTACGCTCTTTATTCAAACGTTCAAAAGCTTTCAGGTGCATGAACACCTCGCCACGAATCTCGAACAGGTCGGGATACTCGCCGGATGTCAGTTTTTTGGGTATGCTGTGTATGGTGCGTACATTGGTGGTTACTTCATCGCCTTGTGTCCCGTCGCCCCTGGTTACTGCACGTACCAGCTTACCGTTTTCGTAGGTTAAGCTCATGCTCAGGCCGTCAAACTTAAGCTCACAAACATATTCAAAACTATCGCCAATAGCCTTCCGGATGCGCTGATCAAACTCTACCAGTTCCTGCTCGTTGTAGGTATTACCTAACGATAGCATGGGCCAGCGGTGCCTTACCGTTACAAACTCTTTGGTAACTTCGCCGCCTACCTTTTGTGTGGGCGAATCAGGGTCTAAAAATTCGGGGAATTCCTTTTCCAGTTTGTTTAACTCTTCCAGCTTTTTATCAAAATCAAAATCGCTGATGGTAGGCATGGCCAGCACATAATAATTGTAATTGTGCTGCTTTAATTCGGCGCTGATGGCCTGGATCTGGTTTTTAGCTTCGGCGGGTGACATGGTACGAAGGTAATAAATTGGTTCATTAGTTCACTTGTTCATTAGTTCATTGGTCCTAAACGCGGAATTTACTTTTCCATTTCTATAGCGGCATTGGTTATAAATTAAATGCCTTAAACCCGCCAGGAGCCGATTTGCATTTTCTTACAGCGACACCAATGAACAAGTGAACCAATGAACTAAGTAAATGAACTACTTATCAGTAATAACCGTTTGGCTCACCATGCTCATCGGGAAGGTGGCGCCACCTGGGGTATCGGGGGTATCTTTTATGGCTACGGTGCCACCTATACTTTGTTTTATTTTTGATTCGGTTATCCAGCCGGTTAACCTGTCGGCTTTAACATCAGATACCATGGTGCCTTTCATGTTATATTTCATCTGTGCGTCTGGCGGGGCAGGTATAGTAGTTATGCTGCCTTCCCCATGAATAATGTAGCTGGCCGGCGTGGCATCGGTTAACTGGTATACCATGGCCACGTTGGCCTTCATGGTACTTTGAAGTGTTGTGTTTATTGTCCATTGATCATTCCGGGCAACCGCAGTTTCGGGGAATACCGCGGTAGACATTTCGATACTGCCTTTGATAGCATTGCTGCCAAACGATTGGATGAATTTTGCCTTCAGTTCCTCCTTTTGCACGCCCTGAATTTCCTGGAAACCATCCAGTACCGACGATATCATCCGCTCTACATTATTAACCGACCGGATTTTACCACTCCTGGTAAATGTTGCCGTAAAAGGCTTATCAATTAACGCGCCCATCATTGACGACATCAAATCGGCCGGGTCTCTTTTTTCTGAATCAAAACT is drawn from Mucilaginibacter ginsenosidivorax and contains these coding sequences:
- a CDS encoding ABA4-like family protein, translating into MNASQVFSVVSAIAALQWLLLIALHKWKVTQWLVNHAAVPLLLSVIYCIYIAGFFGIHGGGFGSVQEVRILFSNDNLLLAGWVHYLAFDLLIGFSIVKSARASAVPHWLVIPCLVLTFMFGPCGYLLYQIVHKIKSSK
- a CDS encoding Crp/Fnr family transcriptional regulator, which encodes MYEVITQSLRALVDFTDEELFLFMQRLKPLSLKKYAFYLKEGQVCKSMVIVFRGGLRYFSRSEKGDNTLGFAFEGEWIGDYESFLLQTPSPDFIEALEDCELFTLSYADMQALYNHSQRFERFGRIIAERLFIDTARNNRNLKMQSAEDRYLELLTKQPHIFERLPQHLIASYLGIQPQSLSRIRARLSNAKS
- a CDS encoding histone H1, whose protein sequence is MKKFTEVKELVASLEADADKFYNKGNSAAGTRVRKGMQDLKNLAQAIRLEVQEAKNKES
- a CDS encoding Fic family protein yields the protein MDCVKLIAKYNGLGIAEVIDHDKFNLIAIDHHSTRIEGSTLTEIETQVLINEGRTPNGKPLQESLMVTDHHAALLFTIRNARAKNKLSVTLLQQINALVMKSTGKVYNTMLGTVDSATGAFRKGNVTAGVSYFPNFDKVERLTGDLVAKLNDEMGKPLSVEEQLNLSFDAHFNLVSIHPYYDGNGRTSRLLMNYIQAYYNLPLANVKSENKAAYIQALVDTRAQENIQVFRDFMNREYASLLDKEIEKFEEMNKPSKGGGFTFLF
- the dapA gene encoding 4-hydroxy-tetrahydrodipicolinate synthase, producing MNIFYGTGVAMVTPFQADGQVDYDGLSNLIEHLIDGGVEYLVSLGTTGESATLSEAERKQVWAFTAEAVNKRVGLVAGIGGNNTHEVVEQIKSFNTAGYDAILSSSPHYNKPTQEGIYQHYKAIAQNTQLPVILYNVPSRTGSTVSAATTVRLANDFKNIIGIKEASGNFDLFNQLMRDKPEGFLFISGDDPVTLPMMALGAVGVISVIGNALPRQLSDMVRLLLNNDYKGAHKAQYSLIEFTRLMFTDGSPAGVKTALKELGICGDTVRLPLVQVGSATAEAIIKETKSLA
- a CDS encoding DUF5686 and carboxypeptidase regulatory-like domain-containing protein — its product is MKFTTLLLLLFSFSIDAFSQQFAISGKITDEGNHPISFASVYVKNTTKGVSANSEGVYALQLAPGKYELQFKAVGYGQQIKQITLAQNQVINISLKTETYQLKDITIHAGGEDPAYAIIRKAIKKRKTYLNEVKAYTCDIYIKGLQKLLAAPKKFMGFDVQKATSEAGLDSSRTGIVYLSESESKYSFMQPDLVHEVQVSSKVSGYNRAFSFNRASDMLVNFYQNFESWKRLSNRPLVSPIAENALFYYNYKLIGATIENGETINKIQVTPKRGYDPCFEGYIYILDDSWRIASLQLFITKKANINYVDTLKISQQFYPVDARVWMPATIKFEFTGGVFGFKLGGYFISVYKNYNLAPVLNKKDFAERINITKGHDKDSVYWAQERPIPLTDEEKKDYEVKGKLAIKRESKPYLDSLDKANNTFKLSNLLLTGIDTRNRYKKEYFHYSSVLNSVLYNTVEGLALNYGVGFTKMIDTVDNRFIAINARVRYGFGNHLFGGVAGVSLPVKQMTLSFNAGSDVTDLNNLQPVSAFVNSVYTLFRRENFQKLYQKQFASASFAGRISGGWQASAYVEWANRKWLPNTTDYSFFKKNNRQFTSNNPLLPAQDVPLFPENQSFKISARTSYDFSNRYETYPFGRRYLPSKYPTIGINYTKGISGVLGSDVDYDQLSADISKSDIDLGFYGQTSFFIGAGKFINADNIYFPDYKHFDGDQTHVYKPSFNRFLLLDYYNFSTADKYLEGHLEHNFSGFITNKIPVLRNLKLQEIINVNYLSTPTLKNYTELGFGIQRGLVRVMYGRSYNTGSNIKNALRVGISL
- the ligA gene encoding NAD-dependent DNA ligase LigA, with protein sequence MSPAEAKNQIQAISAELKQHNYNYYVLAMPTISDFDFDKKLEELNKLEKEFPEFLDPDSPTQKVGGEVTKEFVTVRHRWPMLSLGNTYNEQELVEFDQRIRKAIGDSFEYVCELKFDGLSMSLTYENGKLVRAVTRGDGTQGDEVTTNVRTIHSIPKKLTSGEYPDLFEIRGEVFMHLKAFERLNKERTDNGEMTYANPRNFASGTMKLQDSAEVARRPLDCFLYGLYTEKTLFKTHWESLEAVKSWGFHVDNHSRLCNDINGVLEFISHWDKERFNLSYDIDGIVIKVNNYSQQQELGFTSKSPRWAISYKFKAERVETELLQVTYQVGRTGAVTPVANLKPVLLAGTTVKRATLHNADEITERLKLHEHDTVFVEKGGEIIPKIISVNLDKRKPDAKPIAYITHCPACETPLLRTEGEAAWYCPNDEGCPPQIVGKMQHFIGRKAMNIDGLGDETIETLHSRGFINHISDIYDLHAHAAELKQMGRFGEKSISNMLDGIEKSKQMPFEKVLFGLGIRYVGETVARKLAFHFKTIDKLMAATEEELTAADEIGGRIAQSIAEYFSNEKHKQEIEKLKAAGLQFVAVEKEVTLASEKLAGQSFIISGVFEKFSRDELKDIIEQNGGKILSSISAKLNYLVAGDNMGPAKLEKAQKLNIPIISDQELLDLIS
- a CDS encoding DUF6263 family protein, giving the protein MKYLFNLFLLFFAAFSCQGQKLKLVLNLTKGNTYNMVTATTSAITQTINGQVNHVDVTVTGTTAFKVLSADDSLYYMEVTYKFLTMKMQLPEGPVSFDSEKRDPADLMSSMMGALIDKPFTATFTRSGKIRSVNNVERMISSVLDGFQEIQGVQKEELKAKFIQSFGSNAIKGSIEMSTAVFPETAVARNDQWTINTTLQSTMKANVAMVYQLTDATPASYIIHGEGSITTIPAPPDAQMKYNMKGTMVSDVKADRLTGWITESKIKQSIGGTVAIKDTPDTPGGATFPMSMVSQTVITDK